The following proteins are co-located in the Haloplanus sp. HW8-1 genome:
- a CDS encoding IS630 family transposase: MGRLDDITLEELYELKDQIDEGKPRERVLAAIGRKQGDQLDALADRHGVVEKTIRNWLDRFEEEPIEQAPYDAPRPGGPAKIEGEDREQLFEQLQQPPTELGYDQQAWSAKLLLHHAKEEYGVEYHETYAYDLLKEAGLSLRTARPQHHEADPEEKAEFQETVEKNDPN, translated from the coding sequence ATGGGTCGGCTCGACGACATCACCCTCGAAGAACTCTATGAGCTAAAGGATCAAATCGACGAAGGGAAGCCGCGAGAACGTGTTCTCGCGGCGATCGGGCGCAAGCAGGGCGATCAACTGGATGCACTTGCTGACCGCCACGGTGTTGTCGAGAAGACGATTCGCAACTGGCTCGATCGGTTCGAGGAAGAACCGATCGAGCAGGCACCTTACGATGCTCCTCGGCCGGGAGGGCCAGCAAAAATCGAGGGCGAAGACCGTGAGCAACTGTTTGAACAGTTGCAACAGCCGCCGACCGAACTTGGCTACGACCAGCAAGCGTGGTCAGCGAAACTCTTGCTTCATCACGCCAAAGAGGAATACGGCGTCGAATACCACGAAACCTACGCGTACGACTTATTGAAAGAGGCCGGGCTGTCCCTGCGGACAGCACGGCCTCAACATCACGAAGCCGACCCTGAAGAGAAAGCTGAGTTTCAAGAGACAGTCGAAAAAAACGACCCGAACTGA
- a CDS encoding saccharopine dehydrogenase family protein, which translates to MSSTTNNYDIVVWGATGFAGQLVAEHLTSHYPAAELSVALGGRNASKLRRLAEGLANESDREEIAIVVGDATKPASLREMAGQTKVVCTTVGPYTTYGTPLVEACIEAGTDYCDLTGEINWVREMIDRYHDDAVAADVKIVHSCGFDSIPSDLGVKLLQSYATEEFGDSCEFVRIYLEDGEGGVSGGTLASAAELFEAAATDPIARETLSNPYSLAPPGERYGVDTGEQRRPQRDSIRSIWTAPSPMAAVNERVIRRSNALLEYPWGREFRCTEVIPTSSGIGGAAAAGGIALGLGVGTAAMKSRLLRRGLRRFVFPEPGTGPSEAEIKSGHFLIRVIGRGTTTDGPFTVVSEIRAELDPGYGATARMLGEAGMCLLRGETESPLDGGILTPASGIGDPLGDRLRDVGFTVTAGAWQ; encoded by the coding sequence GTGTCATCTACAACAAACAACTACGATATCGTGGTCTGGGGAGCCACAGGATTCGCTGGCCAACTCGTCGCCGAACATCTCACCAGTCACTACCCCGCTGCTGAACTGTCTGTTGCTCTTGGTGGTCGAAATGCATCCAAGCTCCGCCGACTCGCAGAAGGGCTTGCAAATGAGTCTGATCGAGAGGAGATCGCCATTGTCGTGGGTGATGCCACCAAACCGGCGAGCCTCCGTGAGATGGCCGGCCAAACAAAGGTCGTCTGTACGACAGTCGGGCCCTACACAACATACGGGACACCACTCGTCGAAGCCTGCATTGAGGCTGGAACCGACTACTGTGATCTCACCGGGGAGATTAACTGGGTTCGAGAGATGATCGACCGCTATCACGACGATGCTGTGGCTGCCGACGTGAAAATCGTCCACAGCTGTGGGTTCGATTCGATCCCATCCGACCTCGGGGTCAAACTGCTGCAATCGTACGCTACCGAGGAGTTTGGAGACTCTTGTGAGTTCGTTCGTATCTATCTCGAAGATGGAGAGGGTGGGGTGAGTGGCGGCACCTTAGCCAGTGCGGCCGAATTATTCGAAGCCGCCGCAACTGATCCGATTGCCCGAGAAACATTATCGAATCCGTACTCGTTGGCTCCACCGGGCGAACGCTACGGTGTCGATACAGGCGAACAACGACGACCACAGCGAGATTCCATCCGCTCGATATGGACGGCTCCCTCGCCGATGGCAGCCGTCAACGAACGGGTAATCCGACGGAGCAATGCCCTCTTGGAGTATCCGTGGGGCCGAGAGTTTCGGTGTACAGAGGTTATCCCAACCAGTTCTGGGATCGGCGGTGCCGCAGCAGCTGGCGGGATCGCACTCGGCTTGGGTGTCGGAACCGCTGCGATGAAGAGTCGGCTGCTTCGGCGTGGATTGCGTCGGTTCGTGTTCCCTGAGCCGGGCACAGGGCCCTCGGAAGCGGAGATTAAATCAGGTCACTTCTTGATTCGTGTCATCGGCCGAGGGACAACGACCGATGGGCCGTTCACTGTCGTAAGTGAGATCAGAGCCGAACTGGATCCTGGCTATGGCGCAACCGCCCGGATGCTCGGAGAGGCTGGGATGTGCTTGCTGCGAGGTGAGACGGAATCACCGCTAGACGGTGGCATTCTGACGCCCGCTTCGGGGATTGGTGATCCACTCGGTGATCGACTTCGGGATGTTGGCTTCACCGTGACCGCTGGTGCGTGGCAATGA
- a CDS encoding iron-sulfur cluster assembly scaffold protein has translation MDDKLVQEMLGDHSRNPRNYGELQSPDIEAEMTNPQCIGPTHPDGDRVSLQVALSDEGNIVEAVRFTGDGCTLSQAGASLLSEQMVGTAVSEIIEWDNEYIEERVRMELTPSRLQCAELVLTAFRQAVEDHD, from the coding sequence ATGGACGACAAACTCGTTCAAGAGATGCTCGGGGATCACTCACGGAATCCACGGAATTACGGTGAACTCCAATCACCTGATATCGAAGCCGAAATGACGAACCCGCAGTGTATCGGCCCAACTCATCCCGATGGCGACCGTGTCTCCCTTCAGGTCGCTCTTAGCGACGAAGGAAACATTGTCGAGGCCGTTCGCTTTACAGGAGATGGATGTACATTATCTCAAGCTGGTGCTTCGTTGTTGTCCGAACAGATGGTTGGTACCGCTGTTTCTGAGATCATCGAGTGGGATAACGAATACATCGAAGAACGTGTTAGAATGGAGTTGACACCCAGCAGGCTCCAGTGTGCAGAATTAGTCCTCACGGCTTTTCGGCAAGCGGTTGAAGACCACGATTAG
- a CDS encoding universal stress protein, with protein MHVLSVVELSSGLGTAGRDEEKLDRRKRERAATAEQLVKEHAPEGVDATVAVEFGSPTRVITEYATEIGADLAVMSTRARGGAGRVIFGSVTEQVIQAGDTPVLAVQR; from the coding sequence ATACACGTCCTCTCAGTCGTCGAACTCTCCAGCGGGCTCGGAACCGCCGGGCGCGACGAAGAGAAACTCGACCGCCGGAAGCGCGAGCGGGCGGCAACAGCCGAACAGCTCGTCAAGGAGCACGCCCCCGAGGGCGTGGACGCGACCGTCGCCGTCGAGTTCGGAAGCCCCACCCGGGTCATCACGGAGTACGCGACAGAGATCGGGGCCGACCTCGCGGTCATGAGCACCCGCGCCCGGGGTGGCGCCGGGCGAGTCATCTTCGGCAGTGTCACCGAGCAAGTCATCCAGGCCGGCGATACACCCGTCCTGGCGGTCCAGCGCTGA
- a CDS encoding SDR family NAD(P)-dependent oxidoreductase has protein sequence MSELPETLAGVSDVDCTGLQALVTGSTSGIGRAAALSLGRLGADVVVHGRDPQAGAEVVEELSRTGADATFVQADFANLEAVQDLASAVREETEGIDLLVNNAGGLFRNGGLTDAGVEYTFHINHLSPYLLTADLLDHLREGARIVTTASDAHKGVSLDLDRVRGADRYTGFKTYSHSKLANILFATELARRLDATDRRVTSNSIHPGAIPGSGFSRFLPGPLPGLFQRLEAVPGVTSVVDGAAEILFVAVSPRAAEVSGRYFTNQKPRTPSEAARDSEASRRLWSESATLLGIDEPLAERDRQPVAAGDGTTPGDV, from the coding sequence ATGAGTGAACTCCCAGAAACCCTGGCGGGCGTGTCCGACGTCGACTGTACCGGACTCCAGGCCCTGGTCACGGGATCGACGAGCGGAATCGGTCGCGCCGCCGCGCTGTCGCTCGGCCGACTCGGCGCGGACGTCGTCGTCCACGGCCGGGACCCACAGGCCGGCGCGGAAGTGGTCGAGGAACTCTCCCGGACTGGCGCCGACGCGACGTTTGTCCAGGCAGACTTCGCGAATCTTGAGGCGGTCCAAGATCTCGCGAGCGCTGTGCGCGAAGAGACCGAGGGGATCGACCTCCTCGTCAACAACGCCGGCGGGCTGTTCCGGAACGGGGGGCTGACCGACGCTGGCGTCGAGTACACCTTCCACATCAACCACCTGTCACCATACCTGCTGACGGCTGACCTGCTTGATCACCTCCGCGAGGGCGCCCGGATCGTCACGACTGCCTCCGACGCTCACAAGGGGGTCTCGCTGGATCTGGACCGGGTCCGGGGCGCCGATCGATACACCGGATTCAAAACATACAGCCACTCGAAACTCGCGAACATCCTCTTCGCCACGGAACTCGCCAGAAGACTCGACGCAACCGATCGCAGGGTCACCTCCAACAGTATCCATCCGGGCGCGATTCCGGGGAGTGGGTTCAGTCGGTTCCTCCCTGGACCGCTCCCAGGCCTGTTCCAGCGACTTGAAGCGGTCCCCGGGGTGACGTCTGTCGTCGACGGGGCCGCAGAAATCCTGTTCGTCGCCGTCTCGCCACGCGCTGCGGAGGTATCCGGGCGGTACTTCACGAACCAGAAGCCGCGCACCCCCTCCGAGGCCGCCCGGGATAGCGAGGCTTCCCGGCGGCTCTGGTCGGAGAGTGCAACGCTACTCGGCATCGACGAGCCACTGGCGGAACGCGACCGACAGCCCGTCGCGGCCGGCGATGGGACGACCCCGGGTGACGTCTGA
- a CDS encoding NifU family protein — protein sequence MSSEAKSEEDLREEIVTFLQKNFPQIEMHGGSAAIQNLDRESGEVSIQLGGACSGCGISPMTIQAIKKRMVNEIAEIETVHANTGGGGGGGHGGKSPSFPGETTDTGESGGEDDGAPAAPF from the coding sequence ATGAGTTCCGAAGCGAAAAGTGAGGAGGACCTGCGCGAGGAAATCGTGACTTTCCTACAGAAGAACTTCCCACAAATCGAAATGCACGGGGGATCGGCAGCGATCCAGAACCTTGACCGGGAAAGCGGCGAGGTGTCCATCCAGCTGGGGGGTGCGTGCAGCGGGTGCGGTATCTCTCCGATGACGATCCAGGCCATCAAGAAACGGATGGTGAACGAGATTGCCGAAATAGAGACCGTTCACGCTAATACCGGCGGTGGTGGCGGGGGTGGCCACGGCGGCAAGAGCCCGTCATTCCCTGGAGAAACAACCGACACCGGGGAAAGCGGCGGAGAAGACGATGGAGCCCCGGCCGCGCCCTTCTAG
- a CDS encoding DUF5783 family protein: MTEFDPEKFEDKYVHYFEELETAYSNAYQQLHGQADSEVLRAIDRQVLNESEPVYEGDGQFRITLPDDIEERKQTLPGDEETFDSLLTEFVDRIEDELRQIFGFEE, from the coding sequence ATGACCGAATTCGACCCGGAGAAATTCGAAGACAAATACGTCCATTACTTCGAAGAACTGGAGACGGCATACTCGAATGCGTACCAGCAACTCCACGGACAGGCCGACTCAGAGGTTCTTCGCGCCATCGACCGACAAGTGCTCAACGAGAGTGAACCGGTCTACGAGGGCGATGGACAATTCCGCATCACCTTACCTGACGATATTGAAGAGCGGAAACAGACCTTGCCCGGCGACGAGGAGACCTTTGATTCCCTTCTCACGGAGTTTGTCGACCGGATCGAAGATGAATTGCGCCAGATCTTCGGATTTGAAGAGTAA
- a CDS encoding DUF7563 family protein, whose amino-acid sequence MPECSTCGEHVSDRFRRVFGDETGVVYACPACSANAAIGEATRERSDQI is encoded by the coding sequence ATGCCAGAATGCAGCACCTGCGGAGAGCACGTTTCGGATCGGTTCAGACGAGTGTTTGGCGATGAGACAGGCGTAGTGTATGCGTGTCCTGCTTGTTCAGCGAATGCTGCCATCGGAGAAGCCACACGTGAGCGGAGCGACCAGATATAA
- a CDS encoding 4Fe-4S dicluster domain-containing protein, whose amino-acid sequence MAIDPNFENSHEEVDRHEDHRVWTTDGEEPREDEQGIHGTHVAVDFDICIADGACLEDCPVDVFEWTDTPGHPESEIKADPTYEDQCIDCMLCVDVCPVDAIDVDPGRAGRL is encoded by the coding sequence ATGGCTATCGATCCGAATTTCGAGAACTCCCACGAGGAAGTTGACCGGCACGAGGACCACCGGGTATGGACGACAGATGGCGAGGAACCAAGGGAGGACGAACAGGGCATCCACGGAACCCACGTCGCAGTGGATTTCGACATCTGTATCGCGGACGGGGCCTGTCTGGAGGACTGCCCCGTCGACGTGTTCGAGTGGACCGATACCCCTGGCCACCCCGAGTCCGAAATCAAGGCCGATCCCACCTACGAGGACCAGTGCATCGACTGTATGCTCTGTGTCGATGTCTGCCCTGTCGACGCCATCGACGTTGACCCGGGGCGAGCGGGGAGGCTCTGA
- the sufB gene encoding Fe-S cluster assembly protein SufB produces MSSEQDHLQDTDTEARFEFKKEEKSAFEAEKGLTEETIRLISEDKDEPEWMLQRRLRALKQFQEMPMPTDWPGQPDLSEVDIDEIVPYIRPDIETRGGAENWEDLPEEIQDTFDKLGIPEAEKNALSGVGAQYESEIVYQNMQERWEDKGVIFCDMDKAVQEHEDIVKEYFMTKAVPPSDNKFAALHGAIWSGGSFVYVPEDTNVDMPVQAYFRMNSEGMGQFEHTLIVAEENSEVHYIEGCSAPKYSAFNLHSGGVEVFVKENAHVQYSTVQNWSKNTYNLNTKRALAEKDATMEWVSGSMGSKATMLYPSTILKGPGATDNHITIAMAGEGQNIDTGAKVYHNAPDTKSTIESKSISKDGGRTNYRGLVHMADGAENSSTSVECDALMFDNESTSDTMPYMEIQENKVDVAHEATVGKIGDEDVFYLESRGLDDDDAKQMIVAGFIEPLTEELPIEYAVEMNRLIELEMEGSLG; encoded by the coding sequence ATGAGTTCAGAACAAGACCATCTTCAGGACACCGATACCGAAGCTCGCTTCGAGTTCAAGAAGGAGGAGAAGTCGGCCTTCGAGGCTGAGAAAGGGCTCACCGAGGAGACCATCCGCCTGATCTCGGAAGACAAAGACGAGCCCGAGTGGATGCTCCAGCGCCGGCTGCGAGCGTTGAAGCAGTTCCAGGAGATGCCGATGCCAACCGACTGGCCCGGTCAGCCTGACCTGAGCGAGGTCGACATCGACGAAATCGTCCCCTACATTCGCCCGGACATCGAGACGCGCGGCGGCGCCGAGAACTGGGAAGACCTTCCCGAGGAGATTCAGGACACCTTCGACAAACTGGGCATTCCCGAGGCGGAGAAGAACGCCCTCTCGGGCGTCGGCGCCCAGTACGAGTCCGAGATCGTCTACCAGAACATGCAAGAGCGCTGGGAGGACAAGGGCGTCATCTTCTGTGACATGGACAAGGCCGTCCAAGAGCATGAAGACATCGTCAAGGAGTACTTCATGACCAAGGCCGTCCCGCCCAGCGACAACAAGTTCGCGGCGCTACACGGTGCGATCTGGTCGGGCGGCTCGTTCGTCTACGTCCCCGAGGACACGAACGTCGACATGCCCGTGCAGGCGTACTTCCGGATGAACTCCGAGGGGATGGGTCAGTTCGAGCACACCCTCATCGTCGCCGAGGAGAACTCCGAAGTTCACTACATCGAGGGCTGTTCCGCGCCGAAGTACTCGGCGTTCAATCTGCACAGCGGTGGCGTCGAAGTGTTCGTCAAGGAGAACGCCCACGTCCAGTACTCGACGGTCCAAAACTGGTCGAAGAACACCTACAACCTCAACACCAAACGCGCCCTCGCCGAAAAGGACGCCACAATGGAGTGGGTGTCGGGGTCGATGGGCTCGAAAGCCACGATGCTGTACCCGTCGACCATCCTCAAGGGCCCCGGCGCGACGGACAACCACATCACCATCGCCATGGCTGGCGAAGGACAGAACATCGACACCGGCGCGAAGGTCTACCACAACGCGCCTGACACGAAGTCGACTATCGAGTCCAAGTCCATCTCGAAAGACGGCGGCCGCACCAACTACCGCGGGCTGGTCCACATGGCCGACGGCGCCGAGAACTCCTCGACCAGCGTGGAGTGTGACGCCCTGATGTTCGACAACGAGTCGACATCGGACACGATGCCGTACATGGAGATCCAGGAGAACAAGGTCGACGTCGCCCACGAGGCGACGGTCGGGAAGATCGGCGACGAGGACGTCTTCTACCTCGAATCACGTGGGCTGGACGACGACGACGCCAAGCAGATGATTGTCGCTGGCTTCATCGAACCGCTCACGGAGGAACTGCCCATCGAGTACGCGGTCGAAATGAACCGGCTCATCGAACTCGAGATGGAGGGATCGCTCGGGTAG
- a CDS encoding transcription initiation factor IIB encodes MTGSFTTPRVREQGSPEEHGETAEEEQNDLSAKTCPECSGRIVHDEAQAETHCQDCGRVLESDQIDRGPEWRAFDSREKNDKSRVGAPQTQQLHDGGLSTVIDWRDEDAYGRSLSSRQRKKMRRLRKWDERFRTKNNRERNLKQALGEINRMASALGCPDPIRETTSVLYRQALEKDMLRGRSIEGMATAALYAGSRLENAPRTLDEVTAVSRVDKIEIERTYRYLADELELEMAPTDPEAYIARFASQLECPDETERRSRELTQAAVEAGVHSGRNPVGIAASALYAAAKLTNQDVIQDDLAEIANVSKVTIRNRYTEILEAADEVSSG; translated from the coding sequence GTGACTGGGTCATTTACTACGCCAAGGGTTCGCGAACAGGGCTCTCCCGAGGAACACGGTGAGACGGCCGAAGAAGAGCAGAATGACCTGTCGGCCAAAACGTGTCCGGAGTGCAGTGGACGCATCGTCCACGACGAGGCACAAGCCGAAACCCACTGTCAAGACTGTGGTCGCGTACTCGAATCAGATCAGATTGACCGCGGACCTGAATGGCGTGCGTTCGATTCGCGCGAAAAGAATGACAAGTCGCGGGTCGGAGCCCCCCAAACCCAGCAATTACACGATGGCGGCCTGTCGACGGTTATCGACTGGCGAGACGAAGACGCGTATGGACGGTCGCTCTCGTCTCGTCAGCGAAAGAAAATGCGACGTCTTCGGAAATGGGACGAGCGGTTTCGGACGAAAAACAATCGGGAACGGAATCTAAAGCAGGCGCTGGGGGAGATCAACCGGATGGCCTCCGCGCTTGGATGTCCCGATCCGATCAGGGAAACGACGAGTGTGTTGTATCGGCAGGCACTGGAAAAGGACATGCTCCGGGGCCGGTCGATCGAGGGAATGGCAACAGCAGCCCTCTACGCCGGGTCACGTCTGGAGAATGCGCCCCGGACACTCGATGAAGTTACTGCCGTGAGTCGTGTCGATAAAATCGAGATCGAGCGCACCTATCGCTATCTGGCAGATGAACTGGAGCTCGAAATGGCCCCGACGGATCCCGAAGCATACATTGCCCGGTTCGCTTCCCAGCTGGAGTGTCCCGATGAAACGGAACGTCGAAGTCGGGAACTGACTCAAGCTGCAGTCGAAGCGGGTGTTCACAGTGGGCGAAACCCAGTCGGGATTGCAGCATCAGCGCTATATGCAGCTGCCAAACTCACAAATCAAGACGTCATCCAGGACGATCTGGCCGAAATCGCTAACGTGAGCAAGGTCACGATTCGGAACCGGTACACGGAAATTCTTGAAGCGGCAGACGAGGTGTCAAGTGGGTGA
- a CDS encoding rubrerythrin-like domain-containing protein, with amino-acid sequence MRETDPDHSEGTVYVCRECGTGVKNAGQGNKCPDCGGPMRNTAVPHD; translated from the coding sequence ATGAGAGAAACCGATCCGGATCACTCTGAAGGAACGGTGTATGTGTGCCGAGAGTGTGGAACCGGTGTTAAAAACGCGGGGCAGGGAAACAAGTGTCCCGATTGTGGTGGCCCAATGCGAAACACAGCTGTCCCGCATGACTAA
- a CDS encoding phosphosulfolactate synthase: MVERTFEFLHHNEREEKPRERGITEIRGPYYDPMGPRELRDILETMGQYVDIYKFSGGSFALMPEDAVTDLIDICHEHDVKVSTGGYIENVLVRDNDKIHEYFEEAERLGFDVVEISSGFLAMGSDDIVRLTEVADEEYDIEPKPEINVQFGAGGASDPEELERQGQQDPEQAIEEGRKHLDAGADLLMVEAEGITEEVEEWRTDVAYRIANELGTENLVFEAPGPEMFEWYIKNFGPEVNLFVDNSQIVELECMRSGLWGKATTWGRTVTWKDKRE, encoded by the coding sequence ATGGTTGAGCGCACCTTCGAGTTCCTGCACCACAACGAGAGGGAGGAGAAGCCACGCGAGAGGGGCATCACGGAGATTCGGGGGCCCTACTACGATCCGATGGGCCCTCGGGAGCTACGGGATATCCTAGAGACGATGGGCCAGTACGTCGACATCTACAAGTTCTCCGGCGGGTCGTTCGCGCTGATGCCCGAGGACGCCGTCACAGACCTCATCGACATCTGCCACGAACACGACGTGAAGGTCTCCACTGGAGGGTACATCGAGAACGTCCTCGTGCGGGACAACGACAAGATCCACGAGTACTTTGAGGAAGCCGAGCGCCTTGGGTTCGACGTCGTCGAGATCTCCAGTGGATTCCTCGCAATGGGTAGCGACGACATCGTCCGCCTGACCGAGGTGGCAGATGAGGAGTACGATATCGAACCGAAACCCGAAATCAATGTCCAGTTCGGCGCGGGCGGTGCCTCTGATCCCGAGGAACTGGAGCGTCAAGGCCAGCAGGACCCCGAACAGGCAATCGAGGAGGGGCGAAAGCACCTCGACGCAGGCGCGGACTTGCTGATGGTCGAGGCTGAAGGGATTACCGAAGAGGTCGAAGAGTGGCGCACCGACGTCGCCTACCGGATCGCCAACGAACTCGGCACGGAGAATCTGGTGTTCGAGGCTCCAGGACCGGAGATGTTCGAGTGGTACATCAAGAACTTCGGCCCCGAGGTGAACCTGTTCGTCGACAACAGCCAGATCGTCGAGCTGGAGTGTATGCGCTCGGGCCTGTGGGGCAAGGCGACGACGTGGGGGCGCACTGTCACTTGGAAAGATAAACGCGAGTAA
- a CDS encoding MmgE/PrpD family protein yields the protein MTTTEELAAFVDAVSHEDFSENTREELKKRTLDSLGIGIAALGHEPVEDVYDICRRANPGTSCTLWGRSESASPVGAAMHNTALTRYLDFMDSFLAPGETPHPSDNIGAIVAAGEEAGATGEELLEGIGVAYEVQGELAWNAPVRDEGFDHVTHTVISAACGVAKMLNLDVEATRNAIGIAGTAHNALRVTRTGGINEWKGIASANAARNATYACLLAQEGMEGPKNLFEGQKGWKQVISGDFTVDLDPACSRVHDVMTKRYVAETYAQSAVEGIIELAEAEDIDHGRVDSIHLDTFGGAALIIGGGEGDRYAVETKAQADHSLPYMLAAALIDREMGNEQYEAERIRADDVQRLLRTVEVEEDSTFTEQFEGGEMPARIEITMTDGTTHVVEKNAFQGHPTQPMDWDQVEAKFHATASQFDERRRTEVVETVRDLESTDLDDLVGLLA from the coding sequence ATGACAACTACCGAAGAACTCGCCGCGTTCGTCGACGCCGTCTCCCACGAGGACTTCTCGGAGAACACACGCGAAGAGCTAAAGAAACGCACACTGGATTCCCTCGGAATCGGCATCGCCGCGCTGGGTCATGAACCGGTCGAAGACGTCTACGACATCTGCCGCCGGGCGAATCCAGGCACCAGCTGTACGTTATGGGGGCGCAGCGAGTCAGCTTCGCCGGTCGGTGCCGCGATGCATAACACTGCTCTCACCCGGTACCTCGACTTCATGGACTCGTTTCTGGCGCCTGGAGAGACGCCCCACCCCAGCGACAACATCGGTGCCATCGTCGCCGCTGGAGAGGAGGCCGGCGCCACAGGGGAGGAACTGCTGGAAGGCATCGGCGTGGCCTACGAGGTCCAAGGGGAACTCGCTTGGAATGCGCCGGTCCGGGATGAAGGATTCGACCACGTGACCCACACCGTCATCTCGGCCGCCTGCGGCGTCGCGAAGATGCTGAACCTCGACGTTGAGGCGACGAGGAACGCCATTGGCATCGCGGGTACCGCCCACAACGCTCTCCGGGTCACCCGAACCGGCGGTATCAACGAGTGGAAAGGCATCGCGTCTGCAAACGCCGCACGCAATGCGACGTACGCCTGCCTACTCGCGCAGGAGGGCATGGAAGGGCCGAAGAACCTCTTCGAGGGCCAGAAGGGCTGGAAGCAGGTCATCAGCGGCGATTTCACGGTCGATCTCGACCCCGCTTGCTCGCGGGTCCACGACGTAATGACCAAGCGATACGTCGCCGAGACCTACGCGCAGTCGGCCGTCGAGGGCATCATCGAACTCGCCGAGGCCGAGGACATCGACCACGGGCGGGTCGACTCTATCCACCTGGACACGTTCGGGGGCGCGGCTCTCATTATCGGCGGTGGCGAGGGCGACCGATACGCAGTCGAGACGAAGGCCCAAGCCGACCACTCGCTGCCCTACATGCTCGCGGCCGCGCTCATCGACCGGGAGATGGGCAACGAGCAGTACGAGGCTGAGCGCATCCGGGCCGACGATGTCCAGCGGCTGCTACGGACGGTCGAAGTCGAGGAGGACAGCACGTTCACCGAACAGTTCGAGGGCGGCGAGATGCCTGCGCGCATCGAGATCACGATGACCGACGGCACCACGCACGTCGTCGAAAAGAATGCCTTCCAGGGCCATCCCACGCAGCCGATGGACTGGGACCAGGTCGAGGCGAAGTTCCATGCTACGGCGAGCCAGTTCGACGAGCGCCGTCGCACGGAGGTCGTCGAAACGGTGCGAGATCTCGAATCGACCGACCTCGACGACCTCGTAGGATTGCTGGCATAG
- a CDS encoding DUF2237 family protein, with protein sequence MPERNVVGEELATCSTDPRTGFDRDGCCGTHPNDRGRHELCAVMTDEFLSFSKAQGNDLVTPRPELEFPGLSPGDRWCLCLGRWIEALEATRAEGLPETTVPPVVLEATNEAVLDSVDLETLESHAYDA encoded by the coding sequence ATGCCCGAACGAAACGTCGTCGGCGAGGAACTTGCCACCTGTAGCACTGATCCGAGGACTGGCTTCGATCGCGATGGCTGCTGTGGAACCCATCCCAACGATCGAGGCAGACACGAGCTCTGTGCGGTCATGACCGACGAATTTCTGTCGTTCAGCAAAGCGCAGGGCAACGACCTTGTGACGCCGCGTCCGGAGTTAGAGTTTCCCGGGCTTTCCCCTGGCGATCGCTGGTGTCTCTGTCTCGGACGGTGGATCGAAGCGCTTGAAGCCACGCGAGCCGAAGGCCTCCCGGAGACGACCGTCCCACCCGTTGTTCTCGAAGCGACCAACGAGGCAGTGCTGGATTCCGTGGATCTGGAGACGCTCGAAAGCCACGCCTACGACGCGTGA